The genomic DNA TTCCTTTTCGCGGTCAAGGATGAGCTCTTTGGCCTCGTCGTAATCCGAAGGGTCGTGGTCGACGTCCTCGTCGCCGACATCGACGATTGCATCCCGGAAGTAGTCGTAGGTATCGACGTCGTTGAACGTCACACACGGCGAGTAGACGTTCACGAAGCCGAAGCCGTCGTGCTCGATGGCCTCTTGGACGAGTTCGGCGTGGCGCTGGGAGTCCGACGAAAAGGACTGGGCGATGAAGGTCCCGCCTGCTGCAAGCGCCAGCGCCAGCGGATTCACCGGCTGCTGGTTGGTCCCGTCCGGCGACGTCGAGGTCTCGAAGTCCTCACGCGATGTCGGCGACGCCTGGCCCTTCGTCAACCCGTAAATGCGGTTGTCCATGACCACGTAGGTCATGTCGACGTTTCGGCGGACGGCGTGGATGAAGTGGCCGGCCCCAATCGAGTAGCCGTCACCGTCGCCGCCAGCAACCATCACCTCAAGCTCCGGATTGGCCATCTTGACGCCCGTCCCGACCGGCAGGGCGCGACCGTGGACGCCGTGCAACGCATACGAATGCATGTAGGTCCCAATCTTACCGGAGCAGCCGATACCCGCGACAACAAACGTGTTGTCCGGGTCGTTGCCGGTTTCCGCCAGCGCCTTCATCATCCCGTTCATCGTCCCGAAATCACCGCACCCGGGACACCACGTCGGCTGCTTGTCTGACTTGAAATCAGTAAAAC from Natronomonas pharaonis DSM 2160 includes the following:
- a CDS encoding 2-oxoacid:ferredoxin oxidoreductase subunit beta is translated as MSSNVRFTDFKSDKQPTWCPGCGDFGTMNGMMKALAETGNDPDNTFVVAGIGCSGKIGTYMHSYALHGVHGRALPVGTGVKMANPELEVMVAGGDGDGYSIGAGHFIHAVRRNVDMTYVVMDNRIYGLTKGQASPTSREDFETSTSPDGTNQQPVNPLALALAAGGTFIAQSFSSDSQRHAELVQEAIEHDGFGFVNVYSPCVTFNDVDTYDYFRDAIVDVGDEDVDHDPSDYDEAKELILDREKEYQGVLYQDESSVPFEVREGVDEPMVDIPDGAPEDATDLVREFY